The genomic segment CAGGACACCGACGAGAAGCAAAATGAATCGCTCTTTGTTGCGCCACCAAGAGTTCCAGATGAACTTAAGCATAGGCAGGGACCTCCGATGGATCGACGACCCGACCATCTTTCATCGTGATCGTCCGGTTCGCGCGTGCTGCGAGTTCGGGATCATGCGTGACGAAGAAGACGCCACAGGCATTCTCGTGGTTCAGTTTCGTCAAGAGACCGAAGATGACCTCCCCGGTCGCTGTATCGAGGTTCCCGGTCGGTTCATCCGCGAGCAACCATTTCGGGCGATGGATGAGTGCGCGCGCGACGGCGACGCGTTGCTGTTGTCCACCAGAGAGTTGGGAAGGGAGAGAATGGATCTTGTCTGCGAGTCCGACTTCCTCTAGGAGTTCGAGAGCGCGCTTTTCCTTATCGTAGTCGACTTTACGTCCGAAGAGCGGCGCGAGTACATTTTCGAGTGCCGTCAGCGTCGGGATGAGATGGAACTGTTGGAAGATGAAACCGATGTTCTCGAACCGGAAGTCTGAGAGCTGCTTCGCATTCAACTTGGAGATATCTTTCCCGTCGAATAACAATTCTCCTGAAGTCGGGGTATCGAGCGTCCCGAGAATGCTAAGCAACGTCGACTTTCCGGAACCGGAAGGTCCGATGATCGAGATGAAGTCTCCTTCAGCGAAGTCGAGTTGGATATCCTGTAATGCGAACGTCTCGTTTTCACCTGTCTGGAATGACTTGGTGATATTTTTACACGTGAACGAATAGGGCATGTGTCATACCTCCTGTAGATTTTTTAATTCCATATGTAAGTAATAAAAACCATTATTTTCTTATTATAATCATAAAATAGTGGTGATAGACCATTAAAAACCAGAAATATCTGAAAAATTAGTCAATTTTTATTCTAGTTGTTTAAGCTTCATCGATGTCGGACCAATCATTCCGAAAGTCGCATTTTTGAAAAGTGTGATCGATTTCTCAACGAATCGTCGAATATAACTGTTGTTATTCTGATTTTCCGACACAATTTTCAAGTTTTCCATTAGTAACAAAATTCATACTTAACAATTAGTTGATTCAATAGAATCGTACGTAGTGAGTTCTGACGTCAACGCACGAAATAAAGCGATCTCTAGTAATGTTTTTATTTGACAGTGTTTAGAGGTTGAATCGGTAAATAATAAATTTCATTATGAAAATATAGGGAATAATGAGTGTGTTTCTGTCTATAAAAGTAAAATTATTGTGAGAATCAGAGGAGATGATTAGGGGAAATGAAAACTAATATTTTAGAAAGTGTTTTTGCGGCATTGTTTTTTCTTATTTTTCTAATGTTTTTTGAGGGAGTACCGAAGTCCACTGATACATGGATCGAGTATGGAAATTGTCGTTTGCATACATTATTATAATTTTTGATGATCTTAAAAATAAAAATCCAGCAGATATAAATTCTGCTGGATGAAAGGCAATTGGCTATTCTGATTCTTAAATCTACCTCGTTAATTTGAAATCTTATTCACATCAATTTTGACCGTAATCTTTTTACCGACAGCATCGCCATCGGCCAATAAAACATAACTAGTTTTTTGATTTGGTACTTTGTAGACAAGGTCAACTTTAGAGCGATAAGGCGGATAGTACTGATATCCTGAAGACCATGCTTTTTCATCGTGATTGACGTAATCAATCGGTTCATATTTATTACCTTGGGCATCACTCATTACAAATAAGTTTGGTCGATAAGTAGCGTAGCCAATATCACCCTCTGAAGTGGCATCATGAAGAATGACCGGTACCGTCACGTATTGTTCATCCTCTAGTGTCGGTAAATTGAGCGACGCGGGAGGTGTCTGAATTAAACGGTTTACATGGAAAGTACTTTTTTTGGTGACAGGATCACCAGGATAGGTTTTCACTAAGCCTTGTTCCATCAACTTATCAATAGACGTCGCAGATGACTTAGTAGTTGCTTTTTCAGGTGACTTTGAATCGTCTTTCATATCGCGTAACTTACTTCCCGTCGTTTGGATGGTCGGAGCCTTTGACGTGACCGGAGTCGTCGATTTGTCAGCGTCCTCAGACGACGCGAAGAAGAATAGGGTGACGACGGAAGCGAGTAATACGCCACCCGTCGTTCCAAGGGCGATTTTAAAGCGACGCTCTGTCGCTTTAGAGTTGATGACGACACTCCCGATGGCAGCATTTGGTGTAATTCGTACGGCGCGTTGTGCAGGAAGCAGTGCACCGAGGACACCGGTCAGCATCGGTATCAGCAACATCGTACTTAAGAAGCCGAGTTCGCTGACTGGAAACTGATTGTAGACGAAACCAATCATCCCAAGAGCGACCAATAGACCAAGTATGCCGGCAAAGAGTCCAGTCATCATTCCTTCGATTAGGACGAGAGAACGAATGTAGCCATCTCGCCAACCGGTTGCTTTTAAGACGGCAAGTTGTGTTTTTCGTTCATTGACGTTCTGCCACATGATTTCCGTCGTCGTTAAAATAGCAATCATGAGTGCGACGCCCATCGCGACATAATGCATCGTTCCGACTTCGAGGGCAACGAATTCACCGAGCCATGTCGCATACAAGACACCTTTTAAACGGAACGTGACAAATAGGAAGAAAATGAACAAGCTTGTGGGTAAGGCAATCGCAACAATCGAAAGAACGGTGCGTTGCCAATAGGTCGCGAGCTGGTTGATGCTCATGCCGACGATACCCCGAGCACGGACAATGCGGCGTCCTTTTGAGACTTCGCCTGACTTCATGCTCTCATAAGGACGAATCTTCCGAATGAGCGCCATTGGAACAAGTGTGCCGCCCCAGTAGATGAGAAGACCAACGAGACCAATCAGGATGATGCGTCCTATTGAAGTCGCGTGGCTCGTCGTCAGCCAGAATGAGCCAAGGATCGCCCAAGAAATTAAGGTAACGAAGCTTCCTAAGAGGGTCGCTTCAAGGAACAATAACTTTGAGAGTTGACGTGGGCGCCAACCGAGAGAGAGCAAAATTGCGAATTCTTTTTTCCGCGCAAACAATAAAATGATGTTCGAACTAAAGACATACACCAAGGCAACCGCGATGACGCTTAAGATGACTCCAATCATTCCAACCTTGGCTTCTTGGAAAATAGCCATCGAGGAGCCAAGCTTGATCCACGGCTGTTGCACCCAGCCGAGTGCGACTTCTCCTTTTAGACCAGGTAAGTAGGTCAAAGCGAGTTGCGGCGAGGAACCGAGCGTCACGTCTGTGATCAGTCCTGTCTTATCTTCGATTTCTTGCGCGACCGCTTGGAGTTTCTTTTCGCTCGCTGCATTCATCGTCTCGACACCTTTGACGTTGACGCGAATGACAGAGATTGCTTTTTTGCCTCGTAACTTGAAGGCAGCATCCAGTGTTGTCAGCATCGAAGGTGGTTTTGTCAGGAAGTCATAGGCATCATTCGTCGGTTTGACATCACGTGGTGGATTAACTGGACGATCTTTCTTGTCCATGACCCACTGCGCTTTTGCGGGGAAATAGGTCTCCATCGGTAGTTCTGTTAATGGATCCTTTGAAATGTTCAGTTTTTTTGGATCAAAGACGCCAATGTAATTGAAACGCATTTTAGGCATGTTGTTAATGTCCGTTCCAAATAGACGTGCTTCGCGGTACATCGTCCGTTTAGCTAGTAAGCTATCTTTCGTGACTTCATGCGGTTTGACCTGGTAGCTGAATGGCCACCGGGACGGATAAGGGCTAGCTACACTCTGATAAGAAATCGGTGATGGTTTGAGTGCTAGCCAATTAAAGCTTCCGGGTGGCTCTTCCGGAACAGTGTGTTTTAGAATGTCATTTACTAATGTCTTCTGCGTATCCGAAGTTGTGACTTTGTATGTTTTTTTATCCGATAAAGGTAACGTATTCAGGTATTTGAAGCCACCTTTTTGAATAACTTGTTCCATCGTCATATTGATCGAATCGTCCTGTAATGGAAGATCGACTTTTTCATATTTATATGTTCGGAAGGCATCAACGTACTCGCGCTGATTTAATAAGATGGGGATTTGATAGACATCACTTCCCATGTCGACGGGACTGTCATCTGTTTTAAAATAGCGGCTGTGTGTAGCTGATTTAGTCGATTGGTCCAGTCCGACCATTTTCGCCTCGGCTTCCGGATCAATCCCAGCGAGCATCGTCGCACTACCATAAGCGAATAATGGTTGTTCTCCGAGTTCTAATAAAGAAACGCCTTTCACACGTGTCCCGCTTGGGGGTTCCCAACCGGCAGCAAGGAAGGAAGTCGTCGTATCTTTTTCCATCTTCAGACCGGTATTTTGGGAATCGGTAATCGTTAGTTTATAGATTCCTGGATCGGTGATGGTGTGGGTACCGACATTCGCATCAATGTAACTATTTCCAATCATCGCAATTGGTGCTGCGACTTCGACGTCCGTAATTTTTTTGATCGTCTCATATTGTTTACGCGTGATGCCGCCGTCAAGACCGCTTGTATAGTTTGGTTCGAGTAACTTCAAATCTTCCGTCACGCTCCGGCTACCTTCCGGACGAACGACAATATCGTACGATGAGCCCCATCGTTTTTGGAGTTCATCAACTACGGTCCCATTGTTCGCTTGCGTCGTCCCAATCAGATAGCTCAGTCCAGTACTGACAATCAGGACACCGACAAGAAGTAAGATAAATCGCTCCTTATTTCGCCACCAAGAGTTCCAGATGAACTTAAGCATAAGCATTACCTTTAACTACTCTTCCTTCTTTCATTTCAATGACTTTATTTGCACGTTTAGCTAAGATAGGGTCATTCGTCACAAATAAAACTCCACATTCATCTTCTTTGTCGTAGTTGACCTTTCTTCCGAATAAAGGAGATAAGACATTTTCTAAGACAGTAAGTGTAGGGATTAGATGGAATTTCTGAAAGATAAATCCTATATTTTCGAATCTAAAATCGGATAATTGACGTGCATTTAAGTTCGAAATCGTTAAACCATTAAAGTAAAGTCCACCAGATGTTGGAGTATCTAATGTTCCAATAATACTAAGTAATGTAGACTTCCCTGATCCAGACGGACCAATTATTGAAATGAAATCCTCCTGAGAAAAAGTTAAATTAATATTTGATAAAGCAGCTGTCGAAATTTCTCCAGTATCGAATGATTTGTTTAGTTCTTTACATGTAAATGAATAA from the Exiguobacterium oxidotolerans JCM 12280 genome contains:
- a CDS encoding ABC transporter ATP-binding protein; the encoded protein is MPYSFTCKNITKSFQTGENETFALQDIQLDFAEGDFISIIGPSGSGKSTLLSILGTLDTPTSGELLFDGKDISKLNAKQLSDFRFENIGFIFQQFHLIPTLTALENVLAPLFGRKVDYDKEKRALELLEEVGLADKIHSLPSQLSGGQQQRVAVARALIHRPKWLLADEPTGNLDTATGEVIFGLLTKLNHENACGVFFVTHDPELAARANRTITMKDGRVVDPSEVPAYA
- a CDS encoding ABC transporter permease, which gives rise to MLMLKFIWNSWWRNKERFILLLVGVLIVSTGLSYLIGTTQANNGTVVDELQKRWGSSYDIVVRPEGSRSVTEDLKLLEPNYTSGLDGGITRKQYETIKKITDVEVAAPIAMIGNSYIDANVGTHTITDPGIYKLTITDSQNTGLKMEKDTTTSFLAAGWEPPSGTRVKGVSLLELGEQPLFAYGSATMLAGIDPEAEAKMVGLDQSTKSATHSRYFKTDDSPVDMGSDVYQIPILLNQREYVDAFRTYKYEKVDLPLQDDSINMTMEQVIQKGGFKYLNTLPLSDKKTYKVTTSDTQKTLVNDILKHTVPEEPPGSFNWLALKPSPISYQSVASPYPSRWPFSYQVKPHEVTKDSLLAKRTMYREARLFGTDINNMPKMRFNYIGVFDPKKLNISKDPLTELPMETYFPAKAQWVMDKKDRPVNPPRDVKPTNDAYDFLTKPPSMLTTLDAAFKLRGKKAISVIRVNVKGVETMNAASEKKLQAVAQEIEDKTGLITDVTLGSSPQLALTYLPGLKGEVALGWVQQPWIKLGSSMAIFQEAKVGMIGVILSVIAVALVYVFSSNIILLFARKKEFAILLSLGWRPRQLSKLLFLEATLLGSFVTLISWAILGSFWLTTSHATSIGRIILIGLVGLLIYWGGTLVPMALIRKIRPYESMKSGEVSKGRRIVRARGIVGMSINQLATYWQRTVLSIVAIALPTSLFIFFLFVTFRLKGVLYATWLGEFVALEVGTMHYVAMGVALMIAILTTTEIMWQNVNERKTQLAVLKATGWRDGYIRSLVLIEGMMTGLFAGILGLLVALGMIGFVYNQFPVSELGFLSTMLLIPMLTGVLGALLPAQRAVRITPNAAIGSVVINSKATERRFKIALGTTGGVLLASVVTLFFFASSEDADKSTTPVTSKAPTIQTTGSKLRDMKDDSKSPEKATTKSSATSIDKLMEQGLVKTYPGDPVTKKSTFHVNRLIQTPPASLNLPTLEDEQYVTVPVILHDATSEGDIGYATYRPNLFVMSDAQGNKYEPIDYVNHDEKAWSSGYQYYPPYRSKVDLVYKVPNQKTSYVLLADGDAVGKKITVKIDVNKISN
- a CDS encoding ABC transporter ATP-binding protein, whose amino-acid sequence is MNYSFTCKELNKSFDTGEISTAALSNINLTFSQEDFISIIGPSGSGKSTLLSIIGTLDTPTSGGLYFNGLTISNLNARQLSDFRFENIGFIFQKFHLIPTLTVLENVLSPLFGRKVNYDKEDECGVLFVTNDPILAKRANKVIEMKEGRVVKGNAYA